The Alphaproteobacteria bacterium US3C007 genomic interval AAATCGTAAATCGGCGCAAATGGTTTGCCAAAATACAGGCTTTCCCCCCCAATTTGCGTATAAAGCTGCGCCAATGCGCCCGCACACCATTCGCGATGCGCGCCGCGATCCACCACAATATCCGGATTGGCGCACAAAAACTTTAAGCCTTTGGCACGCGCGATCTCAAGCTGCGGCAACATCACCTCCGGATCCGCGTTCGAATCAAAGGGCCCTGTACAAACGATGCCACTGGCCTGATCTAGCGCGACACAGGTGATCTGCACCGGGTGTTCAAGCAGTTTAAGCGGCTCAAAAAAACCTTTATCACGCGGCTCGCCAATAAAATAAACCGCCTCGCCCACCACGCCCTGAAACATCGCGGCGCGGGCACTATCACCAGAGGTGGCGATGCTATCCCACGCGTGGTCTGACACGCCAAATTCTTTGATTTGCTCTGCCACCGAGCTGCGCGGGCGCGGTGAATTGGTAACCAAAACAACCTTTCCGCCGCGTTTCCGATAGGCGATCAGCGCCTCATTGGCTGCAGGATAAGCTTCAACCCCATTATGAACGCAGCCCCAAAGATCGACAAATAACGCTTCATATTGATCAGAAATATCGCTGAGATTTTGAACGATCTGAGACATTTTGCGCCCTTTCATTTTAAGCGGGGCGTAAAGACGCCAGATACAATCTTATAAGGTTAATTGAGGAACGATCTGCTTTTTGCGGCTCATCACACCGGGCAACACCACGCTATCCCCATCGACGCAAACGTCAAAAGACTTTTCCGCAATGGATTTAACGGCCTCATTTGGCACCAAAAGCGTGGCCTCTTCGGCCAAGATATCGACAACAAACAACAACACCTGATCCACATTATCTTCTAGCGCCACCGGGCCCATCGCCGCCATCAAGGCCGCTTTGCGCGCCAGCACCACATGTGGTGCGGTGGTTTCCAAAACCGAGACGCGCAAGGTCTGATCGCCCACCGGGAAGGATTTGCTATCCATGCGCAGCAATTCAACATCTGAAAAAGCCGACACATCCGATTTTGCGGCAAACATTTGCGCAGAATATTCGCTTAGATTGACAGAAAGCTCCTCGGCCAAAGCTTCGGCTAAGGCCCGATCATGATCGGTGGTTGTCGGGCTGCGAAACGCCAAAGTATCAGAAAGAATGCACGACAGCATCGCGCCTTTAACAGCACGCGGCATTTTTGCAGCATCGGCGCCCATCAAATCATGCATAATCGTAGCTGTGCAGGCCAAGGGGCGAATGGTAATATCGATCGGCGCTTTGGTTTCAAGGCCACCCACCAGTTTATGATGGTCAATCACAGCGCGAATATCGGCTTGATTGATTACATCGGGCAATTCTGCAGGGTTATTGGTATCAACGATCACCACAGGCGCCCCGGGTGCAACCTCTGAAATAATTTCAGGTTTATCAAGCTGCCAATGCTGAAGCATAAACAGCGCCTCATTATTGGGCTCTCCCAACAGGTTTGCTTGCGCAGGAATACCCTGAATCTCGCTGAGATACCAAGCCCATATGATCGGCGATCCCGTGCTATCAGTGTCGGGCGATTTATGGCCAAAAACCTGCAGAACCATGGTGCTTTTCCTTCGCGATAGGGTCGATTCGCGCGGTTATACGCGGCTAGGCTGCGCTTGTCACCTTGCCGATCTTTGTGCGTTTAGCCGCGCAGAAAAACGGGTTTTTCTGGGGTGGAAAGCTGCGTTTGATAGGCATAGCCGCCCAGATCGAAATCGCGCAGGCTTTCCGGCGTGCTCAGGCGGCGGGTGATAATGAACCGCGCCATCGCACCACGGGCTTTTTTGGCATAAAAGCTTACGATTTTGGGCCCCTTATCCGTAGATTCCATAAATACTGGCGTCACAACATCCAAATTCAGCGCTGTCTGATCCACAGCATTAAAATATTCTTGCGAGGCGCAATTCACCAAAACTGAGGCGTTGGTTTTTTCAGCCTGCGCGTTCAGCGCCAAGGAAATACGATCGCCCCAATACTCATATAGTGATTTTCCGCGCGGCGTTTTCAGACGGCTGCCCATTTCTAAGCGGTAGGGCTCGATCGCATCCAAGGGGCGCAACAGCCCATAAAGGCCGGATAAGATCCGAAGATGCGCTTGCGCCCAGCGCAGCTCCTCTCCATCAAGGCTCATGGCTTCAAGGCCTTGATACGTGTCGCCAGCAAATGCAAACGCCGCAGCGCTGCGCGCCTGCTGGCCAAAATTGGCAAAGCGCTCTTGATTAAGCAGCGCCAGTTTTTCACTAATTCCCATCAGTTTTTGCAATTGAGCTTGCGATAAAGCGCCGGCAACCTGTGCCAAATCTG includes:
- a CDS encoding TIGR01459 family HAD-type hydrolase, yielding MSQIVQNLSDISDQYEALFVDLWGCVHNGVEAYPAANEALIAYRKRGGKVVLVTNSPRPRSSVAEQIKEFGVSDHAWDSIATSGDSARAAMFQGVVGEAVYFIGEPRDKGFFEPLKLLEHPVQITCVALDQASGIVCTGPFDSNADPEVMLPQLEIARAKGLKFLCANPDIVVDRGAHREWCAGALAQLYTQIGGESLYFGKPFAPIYDLAFRRLKALAPDISPASVLAIGDGVQTDVKGASDAGLDALFIAGGLAARETKTKRDPDPTALAQFLHAESQSAKYTIGFLR
- a CDS encoding manganese-dependent inorganic pyrophosphatase, translated to MVLQVFGHKSPDTDSTGSPIIWAWYLSEIQGIPAQANLLGEPNNEALFMLQHWQLDKPEIISEVAPGAPVVIVDTNNPAELPDVINQADIRAVIDHHKLVGGLETKAPIDITIRPLACTATIMHDLMGADAAKMPRAVKGAMLSCILSDTLAFRSPTTTDHDRALAEALAEELSVNLSEYSAQMFAAKSDVSAFSDVELLRMDSKSFPVGDQTLRVSVLETTAPHVVLARKAALMAAMGPVALEDNVDQVLLFVVDILAEEATLLVPNEAVKSIAEKSFDVCVDGDSVVLPGVMSRKKQIVPQLTL
- the yaaA gene encoding peroxide stress protein YaaA codes for the protein MLIVVSPAKKLDMTPREDLEQSQPIFPEQAADLAQVAGALSQAQLQKLMGISEKLALLNQERFANFGQQARSAAAFAFAGDTYQGLEAMSLDGEELRWAQAHLRILSGLYGLLRPLDAIEPYRLEMGSRLKTPRGKSLYEYWGDRISLALNAQAEKTNASVLVNCASQEYFNAVDQTALNLDVVTPVFMESTDKGPKIVSFYAKKARGAMARFIITRRLSTPESLRDFDLGGYAYQTQLSTPEKPVFLRG